In Caloramator mitchellensis, one DNA window encodes the following:
- the pfkA gene encoding 6-phosphofructokinase, with protein sequence MRTIAVLTSGGDAPGMNAAIRAVVRTGLANGLRVMGIQRGYNGIINGEIFEMNSSSVSDIIQRGGTILRTARSEEFRTEEGRRKAFNVLKVFGIDGLVVIGGDGSFTGAMKLSNEHDIKVVGIPGTIDNDLAYTDYTIGFDTAVNTVLDAINKLRDTSTSHERVSVVEVMGRRCGDIALYAGLAGGAESIIIPEQEYDFNELCRTIIESKSHGKMHNLIILAEGVGGAEELAKKIEDITGIETRATKLGHIQRGGSPSAFDRILASKMGARAIELLLEGKSQRVIGIRDGKLIDVDINEALAMKKDSDDYMYKLANILSI encoded by the coding sequence ATGAGAACTATAGCAGTATTAACCAGTGGTGGAGACGCACCAGGAATGAATGCAGCCATCAGAGCAGTCGTAAGGACAGGCCTTGCAAATGGATTAAGAGTTATGGGAATACAAAGAGGGTATAATGGAATAATAAATGGTGAAATATTTGAAATGAATTCATCATCGGTTTCAGACATTATTCAAAGGGGTGGAACCATTTTAAGAACTGCAAGAAGTGAGGAATTTAGAACAGAAGAAGGAAGAAGAAAGGCTTTTAATGTTTTAAAGGTATTTGGAATTGATGGTTTGGTTGTAATTGGTGGTGACGGTTCATTTACAGGTGCAATGAAGCTTTCAAACGAACACGACATTAAGGTTGTTGGCATACCAGGAACAATTGACAACGATTTAGCATATACAGATTATACTATTGGATTTGATACAGCAGTGAATACAGTTTTAGATGCTATCAACAAATTGAGAGACACTTCAACTTCGCATGAAAGAGTTTCAGTAGTTGAAGTAATGGGAAGAAGATGTGGAGATATTGCGCTTTATGCTGGACTTGCAGGCGGTGCAGAAAGTATTATAATACCAGAACAGGAATATGACTTCAATGAACTTTGCAGAACGATTATAGAAAGCAAGTCCCATGGAAAGATGCATAATCTAATTATACTTGCTGAAGGCGTAGGCGGTGCTGAAGAACTTGCTAAAAAAATTGAGGATATTACAGGTATTGAAACCAGGGCAACAAAGCTTGGACATATTCAAAGAGGTGGAAGTCCATCAGCGTTTGACAGAATATTGGCTTCAAAGATGGGCGCAAGAGCTATAGAGTTGCTTTTAGAAGGAAAGAGTCAGAGAGTTATTGGAATTAGAGACGGAAAGTTAATTGATGTGGATATTAATGAAGCATTAGCTATGAAAAAGGATAGCGATGACTATATGTATAAACTTGCAAATATCTTATCAATCTAA
- a CDS encoding DNA polymerase III subunit alpha translates to MNMSFVHLHVHSEYSLLDGSSRIENLVQKAKELNMDAIALTDHGAMYGVIDFYKTCKAHGIKPIIGCEVYVAPRRMIDKVSGIDNEYYHLILLAKNNDGYKNLMKIVSAGWIEGFYYRPRVDIETLEKYSEGLIALSACLAGEVQELILKNRYEDAKAKAIQYEKIFGKGNFYLELQDHGMDEQKAVNEYLIRMSNETGIPLVATNDVHYVNREDAAAHEILLCIQTGKTIDDEERMKFPTDEFYLKSPEEMEELFEFVPEALENSVKIADECNVEFEFNKTKLPKFETPEGKNSNEFLRELCFKGLNERYEKPSDMLIERLNYELDVIERMGYVDYFLIVWDFIRFARENDIMVGPGRGSAAGSIVAYTLGITKIDPIKYNLLFERFLNPERISMPDIDSDFCYERRSEVIDYVFNKYGKDRVSQIITFGTMAARAVIRDVGRALNYSYAEVDTIAKMIPMELGMTIDKALDMNVELKNEYEENARVKHLIDIARKLEGLPRHSSTHAAGVVISSLPLVEYVPLSKNEDTITTQFTMTILEEIGLLKMDFLGLRTLTVLRDAVELIYKNKGIKLDLDKIDFEDKSVYEMIGQGKTEGVFQLESSGMTSFMKELKPTSLEDIIAGLSLYRPGPMDQIPEYIKNKNNPDGIQYIDEKLKPILDVTYGCIVYQEQVMQIVRDIGGYSLGRSDLVRRAMSKKKHEVMEKERKNFIYGLEDENGNIIVQGAIRNGVKEEVANKIFDIMMDFASYAFNKSHAAAYAVVAYQTAYLKKYYPVEFMSALLTSVMGNTDKVAFYINACRKMHIEVLPPDINESFENFSVSGNKIRFGLVAVKNVGKGAIQSIIDAREKGGKFISFRDFCERVNLSEVNKKNIESLIKAGAFDSLGLKRSVLMNNYEKVVDSIINEKKQLIDGQIGFFQSEFSSIKKDDFQDMKEFDRKYLLTMEKEMLGLYISGHPLEDYENELELMTNTRISDIFSIGAEENEVVDIKVHDGQKVVIGGIISEVSIKSTRKNEIMAFAKVEDSYGTIEILIFPKIYQKTSKFIIEDNIVVIKGRVTIREEEQPKIIAEEIEPLKNIETRVNKIYLRLDDKIWKEQFNKIKSKLALHRGNNPIYVVLKNSKQTFMASRDFWIEANDEILNYLKIEIGDENIKIV, encoded by the coding sequence ATGAACATGAGTTTTGTTCATCTTCATGTTCATAGCGAATATAGTCTTCTTGATGGTTCGAGCAGAATTGAAAATTTGGTCCAAAAAGCAAAAGAATTAAATATGGATGCTATTGCACTTACGGACCATGGAGCTATGTATGGGGTTATTGATTTTTATAAAACATGCAAAGCTCACGGAATAAAGCCTATAATAGGTTGCGAAGTTTATGTTGCTCCAAGAAGAATGATTGATAAGGTTTCGGGAATAGACAATGAGTATTACCATCTGATTTTGCTTGCTAAAAATAACGATGGATACAAAAATTTAATGAAAATCGTATCGGCTGGATGGATTGAAGGATTTTATTATAGACCAAGGGTTGACATTGAAACGCTTGAAAAATATTCTGAAGGTTTGATAGCGCTATCGGCATGCCTTGCAGGGGAAGTTCAGGAGCTTATATTAAAAAATAGATACGAAGACGCTAAGGCAAAGGCAATTCAGTATGAAAAAATATTTGGCAAGGGAAATTTTTATCTGGAACTTCAGGACCATGGTATGGACGAGCAAAAGGCAGTTAATGAGTATTTGATAAGGATGTCAAATGAAACAGGCATTCCTCTTGTTGCAACCAATGATGTTCATTATGTCAACAGGGAGGACGCTGCTGCCCATGAGATACTATTGTGCATTCAAACTGGCAAGACTATAGACGATGAGGAAAGGATGAAATTTCCTACTGATGAGTTTTATTTAAAATCGCCTGAAGAGATGGAGGAGTTGTTTGAATTTGTCCCTGAGGCGTTGGAGAACAGTGTGAAAATAGCAGACGAATGCAATGTTGAATTTGAGTTTAATAAGACAAAACTTCCTAAGTTTGAAACACCCGAAGGAAAGAATTCCAACGAATTTTTAAGAGAACTTTGTTTTAAGGGATTGAATGAAAGATATGAAAAACCATCGGATATGTTGATTGAGAGGTTGAATTATGAGCTTGATGTAATTGAAAGAATGGGGTATGTCGATTATTTCTTAATAGTTTGGGATTTTATTAGATTTGCACGTGAGAATGATATAATGGTTGGACCAGGCAGAGGCTCGGCTGCAGGTTCAATAGTAGCGTATACGCTGGGTATAACTAAGATAGACCCTATAAAATATAATCTTCTTTTTGAAAGATTTTTGAACCCAGAAAGAATAAGTATGCCGGATATAGATTCAGATTTTTGTTACGAGAGACGTTCGGAAGTTATCGATTACGTATTTAACAAATATGGTAAGGATAGGGTTTCACAGATAATTACTTTTGGAACTATGGCAGCAAGGGCGGTTATTAGGGATGTAGGAAGGGCGCTTAACTATTCCTATGCTGAAGTAGACACAATAGCCAAAATGATTCCTATGGAATTGGGGATGACTATCGATAAGGCGCTTGATATGAACGTAGAATTGAAGAATGAGTATGAAGAAAATGCTCGAGTTAAGCACCTTATTGATATAGCGAGAAAGCTTGAGGGATTGCCGAGGCATTCATCGACTCATGCTGCAGGCGTTGTAATATCTTCGCTTCCGCTAGTAGAATATGTTCCACTATCAAAAAACGAAGATACAATAACTACTCAGTTTACAATGACGATACTTGAAGAAATTGGTCTATTGAAAATGGACTTTTTGGGACTTAGAACATTAACGGTGCTAAGGGATGCAGTTGAATTGATATATAAAAACAAGGGCATTAAGCTTGATTTAGATAAAATAGATTTTGAGGATAAGAGTGTCTATGAAATGATTGGACAGGGTAAAACGGAAGGTGTATTTCAGCTGGAATCTTCAGGTATGACAAGTTTTATGAAGGAGTTGAAACCAACTTCGCTTGAAGACATTATTGCAGGGCTTTCACTTTATAGACCAGGTCCTATGGACCAGATTCCAGAATATATTAAAAATAAAAACAATCCAGATGGAATTCAATATATTGATGAAAAGCTAAAGCCAATTCTTGATGTAACATACGGTTGTATAGTTTATCAAGAACAGGTTATGCAGATAGTTAGGGACATCGGTGGTTATTCGCTCGGAAGGTCTGACCTTGTAAGAAGAGCAATGTCTAAGAAGAAACACGAAGTTATGGAAAAGGAACGTAAGAACTTTATATATGGACTTGAGGATGAAAATGGAAATATAATCGTTCAAGGGGCCATAAGAAATGGAGTTAAGGAAGAAGTTGCGAACAAAATATTCGACATAATGATGGATTTTGCAAGTTATGCGTTTAATAAATCTCATGCTGCTGCTTATGCCGTAGTAGCTTACCAGACGGCATACTTAAAAAAGTATTATCCTGTAGAGTTTATGTCAGCCCTATTAACAAGCGTTATGGGTAATACTGATAAAGTAGCCTTTTATATCAATGCGTGCAGAAAAATGCATATTGAAGTTTTACCTCCTGATATCAATGAAAGCTTTGAAAACTTCTCTGTCTCTGGCAATAAAATCAGGTTCGGGCTTGTTGCGGTAAAAAATGTTGGGAAGGGAGCTATTCAGTCTATTATTGATGCACGAGAAAAGGGAGGCAAATTCATAAGCTTTAGAGATTTCTGTGAAAGAGTAAATTTATCTGAAGTAAATAAAAAGAATATTGAAAGTTTAATTAAAGCTGGAGCATTTGACAGCCTTGGATTGAAAAGGTCGGTATTGATGAACAACTATGAAAAAGTGGTCGATTCAATTATAAATGAAAAAAAGCAACTTATAGATGGGCAAATAGGATTTTTTCAGAGCGAATTTTCTTCTATAAAAAAGGACGATTTTCAGGACATGAAGGAGTTTGACAGAAAATATTTGCTGACAATGGAAAAGGAAATGCTTGGGCTTTATATAAGTGGGCATCCTCTTGAGGATTACGAAAATGAACTTGAGCTAATGACAAATACAAGAATATCGGACATATTTTCAATTGGTGCTGAAGAAAATGAAGTTGTTGATATTAAAGTTCACGATGGTCAAAAGGTAGTTATTGGTGGCATTATAAGCGAAGTTTCAATTAAATCAACAAGAAAAAACGAAATAATGGCATTTGCAAAGGTTGAGGACAGCTATGGAACAATAGAAATTTTGATTTTCCCTAAAATTTATCAAAAAACAAGCAAGTTTATAATTGAGGATAACATAGTAGTTATAAAGGGAAGGGTAACGATAAGAGAAGAAGAGCAGCCTAAAATAATTGCTGAGGAAATTGAGCCGCTTAAAAATATAGAGACAAGGGTTAATAAAATATATTTAAGGCTTGATGATAAGATATGGAAGGAGCAGTTTAATAAGATAAAATCGAAGCTCGCTCTGCACAGAGGAAATAATCCTATATATGTTGTTCTTAAAAATTCCAAACAGACATTTATGGCTTCAAGGGATTTCTGGATTGAAGCAAACGATGAAATACTGAATTATCTTAAGATAGAAATAGGGGATGAGAATATAAAAATAGTTTAA
- a CDS encoding DRTGG domain-containing protein — translation MSKHDEIIKHISNLKIGTKISVRTIANELNVSEGTAYRAIKDAENLGLVSAVPRIGTVRIEKTTKRNIEKLTYAEVVNIVEGQILGGKEGLYKTLNKFIIGAMTLDAMERYITPGNLLIVGNREEAQKLALDNECAVLITGGFGCSDEIRQYANEKQLPIISCDYDTFTTASMINKALAENLIKKDIILVEDIMKGEIISVNLNSKIKDVKEIMRESGIEVIPILNDEEKIVGLATEREINNYHNENEVVSKIMNKNVVFVTPKTSVAYAAHITIWEGIKNIPVVDGKKLVGLISRQDIIAALQQASGQPQFGETIDDMIIKNFDCEEIDGGFKYYGKISPEMLSPIGTASWNTLSMIMSTLGSLALKHNNNINVSVDSFSVYFIKPVQLDSKIQILVKCIDSSKNYAKVEIEMISESDKEVVGKALLSAKIFRK, via the coding sequence ATGTCTAAGCATGATGAAATCATCAAACACATTTCCAACCTTAAGATAGGAACAAAAATTTCTGTGAGAACAATTGCAAATGAATTAAATGTTAGTGAAGGAACGGCATACAGGGCAATAAAGGATGCAGAGAATTTAGGATTAGTAAGTGCTGTTCCAAGAATAGGAACCGTTAGAATTGAAAAAACAACTAAAAGAAATATTGAAAAACTAACTTATGCTGAAGTTGTAAATATTGTTGAAGGTCAGATATTGGGAGGAAAAGAAGGTCTATATAAGACATTAAACAAATTTATAATTGGAGCTATGACATTGGATGCTATGGAAAGGTATATTACACCAGGTAATCTTCTAATTGTCGGCAATAGAGAAGAAGCACAGAAACTGGCACTTGATAATGAATGTGCTGTTTTAATAACAGGAGGCTTTGGTTGTAGTGATGAGATTAGACAATATGCTAACGAAAAACAGCTACCCATAATTTCCTGCGATTACGATACATTTACAACGGCTTCTATGATAAATAAGGCACTTGCAGAAAATTTGATAAAGAAGGATATAATATTAGTTGAAGATATAATGAAGGGTGAAATAATTTCTGTTAATTTAAATTCAAAGATTAAAGATGTTAAAGAGATAATGCGGGAATCAGGAATTGAAGTTATTCCTATATTGAACGATGAAGAAAAAATAGTAGGTTTAGCTACCGAAAGAGAAATAAATAATTATCATAATGAAAATGAAGTAGTATCTAAGATAATGAACAAAAACGTTGTATTTGTAACGCCAAAGACATCAGTTGCATATGCAGCGCATATTACAATCTGGGAAGGCATAAAGAATATACCAGTAGTAGATGGCAAAAAATTAGTCGGACTAATTAGTAGACAAGATATCATCGCAGCGCTTCAACAGGCAAGTGGACAACCTCAGTTTGGAGAAACAATCGATGATATGATAATAAAAAACTTTGATTGTGAGGAAATTGATGGCGGTTTTAAATATTACGGTAAAATTTCACCTGAAATGCTAAGTCCTATTGGAACTGCAAGCTGGAATACATTATCTATGATTATGTCTACTTTAGGTTCACTTGCATTAAAGCACAATAATAATATAAATGTTTCTGTAGATTCATTCTCGGTTTATTTTATAAAACCAGTTCAACTTGACTCTAAAATACAGATATTGGTTAAATGCATAGATAGCAGCAAAAATTATGCTAAGGTAGAAATAGAGATGATTTCAGAATCCGACAAAGAAGTAGTTGGGAAAGCTCTTTTAAGCGCCAAGATATTTAGAAAGTAG
- the whiA gene encoding DNA-binding protein WhiA — MSFSSNVKNELCRITDDKECCMTAELSAIVRLSGIININAKQGLSFRITTENPAIARKVFSLLKSLFDVHADILVKKNNLLKKNNIYYIVVNSEMKAQNILIKLGILREGHEGSISFNNKIGSEVIKKACCKKAYIRGAFLASGSISNPEKTYHLEFVSNSFEQAEDLMKLLNSYDLGAKIIQRKNNYVVYLKEGDKIIDLLNIIGAHGALLELENVRVYKEMRNNVNRLVNCETANLNKTVDAAVRQIESINMIKEKIGLRKLPPNLREVAELRLNYPDISLKELGQMLNPPIGKSGINHRLRKIEKIAEELRDE; from the coding sequence GTGTCCTTTTCTTCAAATGTTAAAAATGAACTTTGTAGAATCACTGATGATAAAGAATGTTGTATGACTGCAGAATTATCAGCAATAGTTAGATTGAGCGGAATCATCAATATTAATGCAAAACAGGGGTTGAGCTTTAGAATTACAACTGAAAATCCTGCTATAGCAAGGAAGGTTTTTTCTTTGCTAAAATCTTTATTCGATGTCCATGCTGATATTTTGGTAAAAAAGAATAACCTGCTAAAAAAGAACAACATTTACTATATAGTTGTAAATTCTGAGATGAAGGCCCAAAATATTTTAATCAAACTTGGTATTCTAAGGGAAGGACATGAGGGCAGTATTAGCTTTAACAACAAGATAGGCAGTGAAGTTATTAAAAAGGCTTGCTGCAAAAAGGCATATATAAGGGGAGCGTTTTTAGCATCGGGCTCAATTAGCAATCCAGAAAAAACTTATCACCTTGAATTTGTATCTAATAGCTTTGAACAAGCTGAAGATTTGATGAAACTACTAAACTCATATGACCTTGGTGCAAAGATAATTCAAAGAAAAAACAATTATGTTGTATATCTTAAAGAAGGAGACAAGATAATTGACCTTTTAAATATAATAGGTGCGCACGGTGCGCTGCTTGAACTTGAAAATGTTAGAGTATATAAAGAGATGAGGAATAATGTCAACAGGCTAGTAAATTGCGAAACTGCAAACTTAAACAAAACAGTGGATGCTGCAGTTAGGCAAATTGAATCTATAAATATGATTAAGGAAAAAATAGGACTAAGGAAGTTACCACCTAATTTAAGAGAGGTTGCGGAGTTGAGACTTAATTATCCTGATATATCACTAAAGGAATTAGGGCAAATGCTAAACCCGCCTATTGGTAAATCGGGTATAAATCATAGATTAAGGAAAATTGAAAAAATAGCCGAAGAACTTAGGGATGAATAG
- a CDS encoding gluconeogenesis factor YvcK family protein, whose protein sequence is MSLFDWIKPGLNLKRWIIMGTLGVLVFILGVSKLLFRGAIFDWYFLLYLYITIIGIMFIYISTKFIFKSIFALFMGAANNNGLNRHKIEELLYEQRLLIRGPRIVAIGGGTGLSTMLRGLKEYTSNITAIVTVADDGGGSGVLRESLGILPPGDIRNCLVALANTEPLMEELMQYRFKEGNLKGQSFGNLFIAAMSGISSNFEEAIKKMSDVLAVQGKVFPATLSNVTLCAKLEDGSIVRGESKIPEAALEKKTKIESIYLEPGDVKPLEEAIMAIESADCIIMGPGSLYTSVLPNLVIKEIAESVKNSKAIKVYVSNIMTQPGETDGYKLSNHLEAIEKHCGKGIINYVIANNGKIPEEYYEKYINDGQYIVETDLENIDDDIFVIQENFVDINKYGYLRHNTRKLANTIMRLVLKQVFPKNRRRILDYYYLSEKIKDKTEV, encoded by the coding sequence ATGAGTTTGTTTGATTGGATTAAACCAGGTTTAAACTTAAAAAGATGGATTATAATGGGGACTTTAGGGGTATTGGTATTTATATTAGGTGTCTCTAAGCTACTTTTCAGGGGAGCTATTTTTGACTGGTATTTTTTGCTCTATTTATACATTACGATTATAGGTATTATGTTCATCTATATTTCAACAAAATTTATTTTTAAGAGCATATTTGCTCTTTTTATGGGAGCTGCTAATAACAATGGATTAAACAGGCATAAAATTGAAGAACTTTTATACGAACAAAGACTGTTGATAAGAGGACCGCGGATTGTAGCGATTGGAGGGGGAACCGGACTTAGCACTATGCTAAGAGGTTTAAAGGAATATACCTCAAACATTACAGCGATTGTTACTGTCGCTGATGATGGCGGCGGCAGTGGAGTTCTAAGAGAATCCCTTGGGATACTGCCTCCTGGGGATATCAGAAACTGCCTTGTCGCACTTGCTAATACTGAACCTTTAATGGAGGAATTGATGCAATACAGGTTCAAGGAAGGGAATTTAAAAGGTCAAAGCTTCGGCAATTTATTTATTGCGGCTATGAGTGGAATATCATCAAATTTTGAAGAGGCAATAAAAAAGATGAGCGATGTTTTGGCGGTGCAGGGGAAGGTTTTTCCGGCTACATTATCCAATGTCACCCTTTGCGCAAAACTTGAGGATGGAAGCATCGTAAGAGGGGAATCGAAGATTCCAGAAGCTGCGCTTGAGAAAAAAACAAAGATTGAAAGTATTTATCTTGAACCTGGGGATGTAAAACCACTTGAGGAAGCAATTATGGCAATTGAAAGCGCTGATTGTATAATTATGGGGCCAGGAAGCCTTTATACCAGCGTCCTTCCAAACCTTGTAATAAAGGAAATTGCTGAAAGTGTGAAAAACTCAAAGGCTATAAAAGTTTATGTATCGAATATAATGACTCAACCTGGAGAAACAGATGGATATAAATTATCAAATCATCTTGAAGCCATAGAAAAGCATTGTGGAAAGGGAATAATAAACTACGTTATTGCGAACAATGGGAAAATACCTGAGGAATATTACGAAAAATATATAAACGATGGTCAGTATATTGTGGAGACTGATTTAGAAAATATAGATGATGATATATTTGTAATTCAGGAGAATTTTGTGGATATAAATAAATATGGTTATCTTAGACATAATACTAGAAAATTAGCAAATACAATTATGAGACTTGTATTAAAGCAAGTATTTCCTAAGAATAGAAGAAGAATATTAGATTATTATTATCTTTCAGAAAAAATAAAGGATAAAACGGAGGTGTAA
- the rapZ gene encoding RNase adapter RapZ: MNFVIVTGLSGAGKSQTVRFLEDFGYFCIDNLPPSLIPKFAEICSQTQGKIEKVAIVIDIRGREFFNDLFKSLKMLQNMGYNYEILFLEAKDEVLVKRYKETRRNHPLAHDGNIFEAITRERNKLSEVRNQAKHIVDTTDLLPRQLREELEKIFVEGETFESLVITVSSFGFKYGIPIDADIVFDVRFLPNPYYIEELKRFSGLEDNIRDYVLQWPEANEFLNKINEMLEFLIPHYIKEGKSRLVIAIGCTGGRHRSVVLASEIFNSLKKNGHTVLITHRDIGKDVSGEIKR; encoded by the coding sequence ATGAATTTTGTTATAGTAACGGGGCTTTCAGGTGCAGGCAAATCTCAAACTGTGAGATTTTTAGAGGATTTTGGTTACTTTTGTATTGATAATTTACCTCCATCCTTGATACCAAAATTTGCAGAAATTTGCTCGCAGACGCAGGGCAAAATAGAAAAGGTAGCTATAGTAATAGATATTAGAGGAAGGGAATTCTTCAATGACCTGTTTAAGAGTTTAAAAATGCTTCAAAATATGGGATATAATTACGAAATATTATTTTTAGAGGCAAAGGATGAGGTTTTGGTTAAAAGATATAAGGAAACAAGAAGGAATCATCCGCTTGCACACGATGGGAATATATTTGAAGCAATAACAAGGGAAAGAAACAAATTATCAGAAGTTAGGAATCAAGCAAAGCATATAGTTGATACAACGGACCTTTTACCAAGGCAATTAAGAGAAGAACTTGAAAAGATATTTGTGGAGGGAGAAACATTTGAAAGTCTTGTAATCACGGTATCTTCCTTCGGTTTTAAATATGGTATCCCAATAGATGCCGATATTGTATTTGATGTCAGATTCCTTCCAAATCCTTATTATATAGAGGAGCTAAAGAGGTTTTCGGGGCTTGAAGATAATATAAGAGATTATGTTCTTCAGTGGCCGGAGGCAAATGAATTCCTTAATAAAATAAATGAAATGCTGGAATTTTTAATACCGCATTATATTAAAGAGGGTAAATCAAGGCTCGTTATTGCAATAGGATGCACTGGAGGAAGGCACAGGTCGGTTGTTCTTGCGAGTGAAATATTTAATAGCTTGAAAAAAAATGGGCATACAGTTTTAATAACTCATAGAGATATAGGAAAAGACGTATCAGGAGAGATTAAAAGATGA
- a CDS encoding PHP domain-containing protein: MKVTADYHTHTIYSHGKGTIRDNVVAAINKGLKRIVIADHGPGHLTYGVSRKGLKKMRQEIDALKEEFKDIEILLGVEANIINLNGDLDVDDDVLKTIDILLAGFHNGAMFSTLKDWNEIFIKNKISRMLPIWRDECRINNTIAVVKALRKYNIAILTHPGAKMDIDTREVAKVAAETDTLLEINSSHGFLNVDYVKIAMKEKVKFVINSDAHKPSDVGNVDNGIAIALRAGLPFDRIVNIEE; this comes from the coding sequence ATGAAGGTAACTGCTGATTATCATACTCATACTATATATAGCCATGGAAAGGGGACGATTAGAGATAATGTAGTAGCTGCAATTAATAAAGGCCTAAAGAGAATTGTTATAGCAGACCACGGGCCAGGTCATTTAACCTACGGAGTTTCTAGAAAAGGCTTGAAGAAAATGAGACAGGAGATAGATGCACTTAAAGAGGAGTTTAAAGATATAGAAATTCTTCTTGGCGTTGAGGCCAATATTATAAATTTAAATGGCGACCTCGATGTTGATGATGATGTCCTTAAAACGATAGATATTTTACTTGCGGGTTTTCATAACGGAGCAATGTTTAGCACACTAAAGGATTGGAACGAAATTTTTATAAAAAATAAAATTTCAAGAATGCTTCCAATTTGGAGAGATGAATGCAGAATAAACAATACGATAGCTGTTGTTAAGGCACTTAGAAAATATAATATAGCTATATTGACTCATCCAGGTGCAAAAATGGATATTGATACAAGAGAGGTTGCAAAAGTTGCAGCAGAAACAGATACTTTACTTGAAATTAACAGTAGTCATGGTTTTTTAAATGTAGATTATGTTAAAATTGCGATGAAGGAAAAAGTAAAATTTGTTATAAACAGCGATGCGCATAAACCTTCAGATGTTGGAAATGTTGATAATGGGATAGCAATAGCGTTAAGAGCAGGATTGCCATTTGATAGAATAGTTAATATTGAAGAATAG
- a CDS encoding metal ABC transporter permease: MLQYAFMQRAFIAGIIIAIIAPLIGNFIILKRFSQIGDTLSHSAILGVAIGLLIGFNPLFGALLSTILFAILLERIRKGFKGFAEISLSIITMASLGLSAIIFSRLKSSANVMNYLFGSIVAISKSDIYIILSIAIPTIFITYLLKKELLYICFDEDGAYVSGVNVKLLNLILNILVALVVGISIRIVGGFLISALLVVPGAIAMKLATNFNRLQILSIIISIFAVISGIILSFYFNISPGGSIVIVFTILFVLAEFLKKRV, encoded by the coding sequence ATGCTACAATATGCATTTATGCAAAGGGCATTTATAGCTGGAATTATTATTGCAATAATTGCACCTTTGATTGGAAATTTTATTATATTAAAACGTTTTTCGCAAATTGGGGATACTTTATCTCATAGCGCCATACTTGGGGTTGCAATAGGACTTTTAATTGGCTTTAACCCTCTTTTTGGTGCTCTTCTTTCGACTATACTTTTTGCAATTCTACTTGAAAGAATAAGAAAGGGATTTAAAGGTTTTGCTGAGATTTCACTGTCAATAATTACAATGGCATCACTTGGTTTATCTGCAATTATTTTTAGCAGACTGAAAAGCTCTGCAAATGTTATGAATTACTTATTTGGAAGTATTGTTGCAATTTCTAAAAGCGATATTTATATTATATTATCGATTGCTATTCCAACAATTTTTATTACATATTTATTGAAAAAGGAATTATTATATATTTGCTTTGATGAGGATGGAGCTTATGTTTCTGGAGTTAATGTGAAATTATTAAATTTAATTCTAAATATACTTGTTGCTTTAGTTGTAGGCATATCGATAAGAATAGTAGGTGGATTTTTGATTTCAGCGTTATTAGTTGTTCCAGGCGCTATAGCAATGAAGCTTGCAACAAATTTTAATAGGCTTCAAATATTATCTATAATTATATCAATTTTTGCGGTTATAAGTGGAATTATTTTGTCATTTTATTTTAATATCTCTCCTGGAGGAAGTATTGTTATTGTTTTTACAATTCTTTTTGTCCTGGCTGAGTTTTTGAAGAAAAGGGTATAA